One Vigna unguiculata cultivar IT97K-499-35 chromosome 7, ASM411807v1, whole genome shotgun sequence genomic region harbors:
- the LOC114190471 gene encoding disease resistance protein RGA2-like has protein sequence MAESLLFSFAESLIGKLASGAVHEASLALGVHADLQQMEESMSLIRAFLLDAEQKKPLNNSLSEWLRQIKQVFSDAEDIVDDFECEALRKHVVNTHGGLTGKVRRFFSTSNPLIYRIRMAHEIKDIKERLQKVAADGNTFGLQIIDQDTRVVHVTDTTHSHVNPSNVVGRQHEKQEILNLLLQHGHGESLSVVSIQGFGGLGKTTLAKLVFNDTTIDECFPLKMWVCVSGDFELRNVLIKILNSALNPTNENFKNFETEQLQNRLRSTLQRQKFLLVLDDVWNEYQARWDDLKEILDVGVEGCKIIVTTRSHKTVTIMCTKSSNSYLLERLSEEDSFSLFVKTAFKEGKEERYPQLLEIGKEIVNKCGGIPLAVKTLASSLFSVVDKTKWEAMRDDKIWNLPQKEKDILPALEISYNQLPSHLKPCFVCFSLFGEGSEFVSFYVAKLWEALGFLPPPKENETMHDVAIQFLRELWSRSFLTDFIELSHCYIFKLHDLVHDLAMYAAKGEFQTIYPRSSKISPNARHLAFSDNNLLDQAVLPTGLRTIIFPDEATNEAFLNTLVSRCKYLRFLELSNSKYETLPRSIGKLKHLRYLCLFGNKNLKGLPCSVCNLQNLENLNLNECTELQELPKGISKLISLRQLHITTKQLHFPDQEISTLTSLETLTFNSCDNLESLLKGIQLSSLTNLSLHDCGKLKTLSFHVIANLEHLLIDNCCELELSMGFGNGNQIPDLRLKSLAFKSLQQLVTLPQWLQGSVNTLHSLVIADCNNLKELPKWLSSAVFLKLLVIEYCSSLQSLPDNLINLENLLINSCPELCKRYQPGVGQDYHKISHIKKVFVGELEE, from the coding sequence ATGGCCGAATCACTTCTTTTCAGCTTCGCAGAATCACTCATAGGGAAGCTTGCTTCTGGAGCCGTTCATGAAGCTTCTCTTGCTCTCGGTGTGCACGCAGATCTTCAACAGATGGAAGAGAGCATGTCACTCATCAGAGCATTCCTATTAGACGCTGAGCAAAAGAAGCCGCTGAACAATTCATTGAGTGAATGGCTGAGACAGATCAAGCAAGTGTTCTCCGACGCAGAAGACATAGTTGATGATTTCGAGTGTGAAGCGTTGCGGAAGCACGTTGTCAACACTCACGGTGGCCTCACAGGGAAGGTACGTCGCTTTTTCTCAACCAGTAATCCTCTCATTTACCGAATCAGAATGGCACATGAGATAAAAGACATCAAGGAGAGGTTGCAGAAAGTTGCAGCTGATGGGAACACGTTCGGCCTTCAAATCATTGATCAAGATACACGTGTCGTTCATGTGACGGATACTACTCATTCCCACGTAAACCCTTCCAACGTTGTTGGAAGACAACATGAAAAACAGGAAATACTAAACCTTTTACTACAACATGGTCATGGCGAAAGTCTCTCGGTTGTTTCCATTCAGGGTTTCGGTGGTTTGGGAAAGACCACACTGGCAAAGTTGGTGTTCAATGACACCACCATTGACGAGTGTTTCCCGTTGAAGATGTGGGTGTGTGTCTCTGGTGATTTTGAGCTTAGGAATGTGCTTATTAAGATTCTCAATTCTGCTCTAAACCCAACTAACGAAAACTTCAAAAACTTTGAGACGGAGCAGCTTCAAAATCGTTTGAGAAGCACACTTCAACGCCAGAAGTTCTTGCTTGTGCTGGATGATGTGTGGAACGAGTATCAAGCTAGATGGGATGATTTGAAGGAAATATTAGATGTAGGTGTTGAAGGGTGTAAAATCATAGTGACAACTCGTAGCCACAAGACAGTTACCATTATGTGCACCAAATCCTCCAACTCTTACCTTCTAGAACGCCTTTCTGAAGAGGATTCCTTCTCTTTATTTGTCAAAACGGCTTTTAAAGAAGGGAAAGAGGAAAGATATCCACAGTTGCTGGAGATTGGGAAGGAAATTGTGAACAAGTGTGGAGGAATACCATTGGCAGTGAAAACCTTAGCGAGTTCACTGTTCTCTGTGGTTGATAAAACCAAGTGGGAAGCTATGAGGGACGATAAGATTTGGAATTTGCCACAAAAAGAAAAGGACATTTTGCCTGCTCTTGAGATAAGTTACAATCAACTTCCTTCACATTTGAAACCCTGTTTTGTTTGCTTCTCCCTTTTCGGTGAGGGTTCTGAATTTGTCAGCTTTTATGTTGCTAAGTTGTGGGAGGCACTTGGTTTTCTTCCACCACCAAAGGAAAATGAGACAATGCATGATGTTGCCATTCAATTTCTGCGTGAGCTTTGGTCAAGATCTTTTCTCACAGATTTCATTGAACTGAGCCATTGctacatttttaaattacatgatTTAGTGCATGATCTTGCTATGTATGCTGCCAAAGGTGAGTTTCAGACAATATACCCCCGCAGTTCAAAAATATCTCCCAATGCTCGACATTTGGCATTCAGTGATAATAATCTGCTAGACCAAGCTGTTCTTCCAACAGGTCTGAGAACTATAATTTTTCCTGATGAAGCCACCAATGAAGCTTTCTTGAACACATTGGTGTCAAGGTGCAAATACTTGAGGTTTTTGGAACTGAGTAACTCTAAATACGAGACTTTACCTCGGTCCATTGGAAAGTTGAAACATTTAAGATATCTCTGTCTCTTTGGGAATAAAAACCTTAAGGGTCTCCCTTGTTCAGTATGCAACCTGcaaaatttggaaaatttgaaCCTTAATGAATGCACAGAGCTACAAGAATTGCCCAAAGGAATAAGCAAACTTATCAGCCTGCGTCAGCTGCATATAACCACAAAGCAACTTCATTTTCCAGACCAAGAAATCTCAACTTTGACTTCTTTAGAGACTTTAACATTCAACTCTTGTGATAATTTGGAGTCATTGTTGAAAGGGATACAACTTTCTAGTCTTACAAATTTGTCTTTGCATGACTGCGGGAAACTGAAGACTTTGTCCTTTCATGTCATAGCAAATTTGGAGCATTTGCTTATCGACAATTGTTGTGAGTTGGAATTGTCAATGGGCTTTGGCAATGGCAACCAAATCCCTGATTTAAGGTTGAAGTCTCTTGCTTTTAAAAGTTTGCAACAGTTGGTCACTTTGCCTCAGTGGTTGCAAGGATCTGTGAACACTCTGCATTCTTTGGTGATTGCTGACTGCAACAATCTTAAAGAGCTTCCTAAGTGGCTTTCATCTGCGGTTTTTCTCAAACTGCTTGTAATTGAATACTGTTCATCCCTGCAGTCACTCCCTGATAACCTCATAAATCTTGAAAATTTACTGATTAATAGCTGTCCTGAATTATGCAAAAGATATCAGCCGGGGGTTGGACAGGATTACCACAAAATATCTCACATCAAAAAAGTTTTTGTTGGTGAATTGGAAGAGTGA
- the LOC114189803 gene encoding protein DETOXIFICATION 42-like — protein MRENFHWLSVDQLLNTRRKVVNLCKRIPLFERKSFSRIMSLLMFFSGIRNALADDELGLEILHISLPTTLALAADPIASLIDTAFIGHIGPVELAAVGVSIAIFNQISKITIIPLVSVTTSLVAEEDAAEQRHQSEKEILLEESVVNESVKVDIEGQEDKPGNTFSRNVDKRDALGRGKAYIPSASSGIVIGGVLGVLQTLFLIFTAKPMLNYMGVDSNSPMFKPAQQYLTLRSFGAPAVIISMAIQGVFRGIRDTKTPLYATVMGDATNIILDPLLMFVVRLGVSGAAIAHIFSQYLISILLLWSLMKQVVLLPPTMKDFQFGKILKNGFLLLVKVGAATFCVTLSASLAARKGSTTMAAFQICLQIWMATSLLADGLAVAGQAIIASEFAKRDYKKVIESASRVLQLGLILGLVLSVLLISLLPFGSKLFTNDRSVLQLISIGIPYVAATQPINALAFVFDGINYGASDFTYSAYSMIMVAVVSICSLYVLSSSFGFTGIWIALSIYMALRIFAGFWRIGTASGPWSFLTENSNLCQ, from the exons ATGAGAGAAAA TTTCCATTGGTTGTCGGTTGATCAACTACTGAATACCAGAAGAAAGGTGGTAAACTTGTGTAAGCGAATTCCATTGTTTGAGAGGAAATCGTTCTCAAGAATCATGTcccttttaatgtttttttcgGGCATAAG GAACGCTCTGGCAGATGATGAATTAGGCCTGGAAATACTGCATATTTCACTCCCTACAACTCTGGCTTTGGCAGCAGATCCTATTGCTTCTCTAATTGATACTGCATTCATCGGCCATATAG GTCCTGTGGAGCTTGCTGCTGTGGGAGTCTCCATTGCTATTTTCAATCAAATCtcaaaaattacaataattcCACTCGTCAGTGTTACAACCTCTTTGGTTGCAGAGGAAGATGCTGCTGAACAGAGACATCAGTCAGAAAAAGAAATTCTGCTAGAGGAATCTGTTGTAAATGAGAGTGTAAAGGTGGATATAGAAGGCCAAGAAGACAAACCtg GCAATACTTTTTCAAGAAATGTTGATAAAAGGGATGCACTTGGCCGTGGCAAAGCCTATATTCCATCAGCATCCTCAGGAATAGTTATTGGCGGTGTTCTTGGGGTCCTACAAactctctttctcatttttacagCTAAACCGATGTTGAACTACATGGGCGTTGATTCT AATTCTCCTATGTTCAAACCAGCACAGCAATACTTGACACTGAGATCATTCGGTGCACCAGCAGTTATTATTTCTATGGCAATTCAAGGAGTTTTTCGTGGAATCAGAGATACAAAAACTCCTTTGTATGCTACAG TAATGGGAGATGCAacaaatatcattttagatCCATTGCTCATGTTCGTAGTGCGGTTGGGAGTCAGTGGAGCAGCCATTGCCCACATTTTCTCCCA GTACTTGATATCCATATTGCTATTGTGGAGTTTGATGAAGCAAGTTGTTCTTCTGCCTCCGACAATGAAAGACTTTCAATTTGGGAAGATTCTGAAAAATG GGTTTCTGTTGTTGGTTAAAGTTGGAGCTGCGACTTTCTGTGTGACCTTGTCTGCATCCCTAGCAGCAAGGAAAGGATCAACAACTATGGCTGCATTTCAGATCTGCTTACAAATTTGGATGGCAACATCTTTGCTTGCTGATGGATTGGCTGTTGCTGGACAA GCTATTATTGCAAGTGAATTTGCTAAAAGGGATTACAAAAAGGTTATCGAATCTGCCTCACGTGTGCTGCAG CTTGGTTTGATTCTTGGGCTGGTGCTCTCAGTTCTTCTTATCAGTCTATTGCCCTTTGGTTCTAAGTTATTTACAAATGACAGAAGTGTTCTGCAACTTATCAGTATTGGCATTCCA TATGTTGCTGCCACTCAACCTATCAATGCTTTGGCTTTTGTTTTTGATGGAATCAACTATGGGGCATCAGATTTCACATACTCCGCTTACTCAATG ATTATGGTGGCAGTGGTGAGCATATGTAGTTTATATGTGCTGTCCTCAAGCTTTGGCTTCACTGGTATCTGGATTGCGTTGTCTATTTACATGGCTCTAAGGATATTTGCAGGATTTTGGAG GATTGGTACTGCATCAGGACCTTGGAGCTTCCTTACTGAAAACTCTAATTTGTGCCAGTAG